Proteins co-encoded in one Dasypus novemcinctus isolate mDasNov1 chromosome 18, mDasNov1.1.hap2, whole genome shotgun sequence genomic window:
- the LOC101441268 gene encoding zinc finger protein 84-like isoform X3 — protein MLENYNNLLSVGYQATKPDSLFKLEQGEPPWMVEGKIQSWPYPAHSMAGTLAFIQNSAVTNHSTALGKKSYGCNEDAVKACKPLVTVPERTHAGKKPHECCDYKRAFASKSLLIPHQTPIEERLYGCSQCQKAFITKSALIYHQKTYHREGESYGCNKCGKAFPWESKLILHQRIHSGERPFECKVCGKAFMVRTHLTVHERTHTGEKPYECSDCKNAFSKKAQLLIHQRIHTGERPYGCSECQQAFIQKSDLTNHKKIHLVGRKSHGCSECGKVFPWKSKLLVHQRTHSGERPYRCNACDKAFTSKAHLIVHQRLHTGEKPYECCDCRKAFSTKAHLIIHQRTHTGERPYECKECQQAFIQKSGLTNHLQTCHPRVKLYGCHECGKVLSCKSTLIIHQRTHTGEKPFKCNVCDKAFTAKSYLSVHQRIHTGEKPYECSECKKAFTTLSTLIGHQRTHTGERPYECNECQKAFFRKSALTNHQQTQHTGGNVGI, from the coding sequence CTCATTCCATGGCGGGCACACTGGCCTTCATCCAGAATTCAGCAGTCACTAATCATTCGACTGCTTTAGGAAAGAAATCATATGGATGCAATGAAGATGCAGTTAAGGCTTGTAAACCACTCGTGACTGTGCCTGAGAGAACTCATGCAGGaaagaaaccccatgaatgcTGTGATTATAAAAGAGCCTTTGCCAGTAAGTCACTGCTTATTCCTCACCAAACTCCCATAGAAGAGAGACTATATGGATGCAGTCAATGTCAAAAAGCCTTCATTACAAAGTCAGCACTCATTTATCATCAGAAAACTTATCATAGGGAAGGGGAATCATATGGATGCAAtaaatgtgggaaagctttcccTTGGGAGTCAAAACTCATTTtacatcagagaattcattcAGGAGAGAGACCTTTCGAATGCAAAGTATGTGGTAAAGCCTTCATGGTCAGGACACATCTCACTgtacatgagagaactcacacaggagagaaaccatatgaatgttCAGATTGTAAGAATGCCTTCTCAAAAAAGGCTCAGCTCTTGATTCATCAGCGAATTCACACCGGAGAGAGACCTTACGGATGCAGTGAATGTCAACAAGCTTTCATCCAGAAGTCAGATCTCACTAATCATAAGAAAATTCATCTGGTAGGAAGGAAATCACATGGATGCAGTGAATGTGGCAAAGTTTTCCCCTGGAAGTCAAAACTTCTTGTTCATCAGAGAACTCATTCAGGAGAGAGACCATACAGATGTAACGCATGTGATAAAGCTTTCACATCGAAGGCACATCTCATTGTACATCAGAGGCTTCATACAGGAGAGAAACCATACGAATGCTGTGATTGCAGGAAAGCCTTCTCCACTAAGGCACATCTCATTATTCATCAGCGAACTCACACGGGAGAGAGACCTTATGAATGCAAGGAATGTCAACAAGCTTTCATCCAAAAGTCAGGTCTCACTAATCATCTGCAAACTTGTCATCCAAGAGTGAAATTGTATGGATGCCATGAATGTGGGAAGGTTTTGTCTTGTAAGTCAACTCTCATTATACATCAGAGAACCCATACCGGTGAGAAACCcttcaaatgcaatgtatgtgatAAGGCCTTCACAGCTAAATCCTATCTCAGTgtacatcagagaattcatacaggagagaaaccatatgagtGCTCTGAGTGTAAGAAAGCATTCACAACTTTGTCAACTCTCATTGGTCACCAGAGAACTCACACAGGAGAGAGGCCCtatgaatgcaatgaatgtcagAAAGCCTTCTTTCGGAAGTCAGCTCTTACTAATCATCAGCAAACTCAGCATACAGGAGGCAATGTAGGAATATGA